A DNA window from Providencia huaxiensis contains the following coding sequences:
- the mukB gene encoding chromosome partition protein MukB produces the protein MIERGKFRSLTLVNWNGFFARTFDLDELVTTLSGGNGAGKSTTMAAFITAMIPDLTLLHFRNTTEAGATSGSRDKGLHGKLRPGVCYAILDVLNSKHQRVMVGVRLQQVAGRDKKVDIKPFMVQGIPLATVPTEILTEVIDGRQAKVIPLNELKERLEEQEGVLFKQFNSITDYHSILFELGVLPKRLRSASDRSKYYRLIEASLYGGISSAITRSLRDYLLPENSGVRKAFQDMEAALRENRLTLEAIRVTQSDRDLFKHLISQATDYVSADYMRHSNERRIHLDAALAARNELLASRKQLRVEQVRSVEMARELNEQNGASTELEADYQAASDHLNLVQAALRQQEKIDRYQADIEELTYRLEEQSEVVAEATETQEEYEARAEAAEIEVDELKNQLADYQQALDVQQTRAIQYQQALHALTRARELCQLPELSIDNADEWLDTFEAREQQATQALLAIEQKMSVADAAHSQFEQAYQLVRSMIGEVSRSDAYQQARTLLRDWSSQQHLADRVQPLRMQLSELQQRLNSQQNAERLLAEFCKRHGQSYEPDELDALMAELEAQQEELSIGVNESGEKRMQMRQELEQIRQRISQLSSKAPAWIMAQEALTQLNEQSHETFESSTAVTEFMQQLLEQEREITVERDEVAAQRKDLEKQIERLSQPSGAEDSRMLALAERFNGVLLSEIYDDITIEDAAYFSALYGPARHGIVVQDLDAVRNQLDSLQDCPDDVYFIEGDPSSFDDSVFDAQEFENAVLVRSSERQWRYSRYPELPLFGRAARESHLESLTAERDELAERYANLSFDVQKIQRSHQAFSRFIGQHISVAFEDDPEAEIRTLNQKRSEIERALAQFEEQTQQQRQQFAQGKESLAALNRLLPQMGLLLDETLADRVEEINEELTEAEEAAHFLNKHGDALEKLEPIVTVLLSDPEQHEQLRKDYESAKHSQQNAKQQAFALVEVVQRRAHFSYSDSTGMVNENADLNEKLRQRLEQAETERTRAREQLRQHQAQSAQFHQVLASLRSSFDTKQEMLKELEVEMQEIGVKADPDAQERARIRRDELHQRVMENRSRINQLEKQLTLCEAEMDNLQKRLRKLEKDYYMLREQVVTAKAGWCAVMRLVKDNGVERRLHRRELAYTDGDSLRSMSDKALGALRLAVADNEHLRDVLRLSEDPKHPERKIKFFIAVYQHLRERIRQDIIRTDDPIDAIEQMEIELARLTEELTAREQKLAISSKSVANIIRKTIQREQNRIRMLNQGLQAVAFGQVKGVRLNVNIRESHALLLSVLSEESEMHQDLFTSQRLTFSEAMAKLYQRLNPQVDVGQRLPQTIGEELLDYRNYLELEVEVNRGSDGWLKAESGALSTGEAIGTGMSILVMVVQSWEEESRRLRAKDIIPCRLLFLDEAARLDAKSIATLFELCDRLEMQLIIAAPENISPEKGTTYKLVRKVVGNHEHVHVVGLKGFGQENPTVQAPTLQ, from the coding sequence ATGATTGAACGCGGAAAATTTCGCTCACTGACGCTGGTGAATTGGAACGGTTTTTTTGCCCGAACTTTTGACCTTGATGAATTAGTGACCACATTATCGGGTGGTAATGGTGCGGGTAAATCAACCACAATGGCGGCGTTTATTACCGCGATGATCCCTGATTTAACCTTACTTCACTTCCGTAACACAACGGAAGCGGGCGCGACCTCTGGTTCTCGTGATAAAGGCTTACACGGGAAATTACGCCCAGGTGTCTGTTACGCAATTTTGGATGTGTTAAATTCGAAGCACCAGCGTGTCATGGTGGGTGTGCGTTTACAACAAGTCGCAGGGCGCGATAAAAAAGTTGATATTAAGCCGTTTATGGTACAAGGCATTCCACTGGCGACGGTGCCAACGGAAATATTGACAGAGGTTATCGATGGCCGCCAAGCAAAAGTGATCCCACTTAATGAACTAAAAGAGCGCCTTGAGGAACAGGAAGGCGTTTTGTTCAAGCAGTTTAACTCAATTACTGACTACCATTCGATTCTGTTTGAATTAGGGGTTTTACCTAAACGTTTACGTTCCGCGAGTGACCGAAGCAAATATTATCGCCTGATTGAAGCGTCACTATATGGTGGTATTTCTAGTGCCATTACTCGCTCATTACGTGATTATTTATTACCTGAAAACAGTGGGGTACGTAAAGCATTCCAAGATATGGAAGCGGCTTTGCGTGAAAACCGTTTAACATTAGAAGCCATTCGTGTAACGCAATCAGACCGTGACTTATTCAAGCATTTGATTAGCCAAGCGACTGATTACGTTTCTGCGGATTATATGCGCCATTCCAATGAAAGACGTATTCACCTTGATGCAGCACTGGCTGCACGCAATGAGCTATTAGCCAGCCGTAAACAATTGCGTGTTGAACAGGTTCGAAGCGTCGAAATGGCGCGTGAGTTGAATGAGCAAAATGGCGCTTCTACAGAATTAGAAGCAGACTACCAAGCGGCCAGTGACCACTTGAATTTAGTACAAGCCGCGCTGCGTCAGCAAGAGAAAATTGACCGTTATCAAGCGGATATCGAAGAACTGACGTATCGTCTTGAAGAACAAAGTGAAGTCGTTGCTGAAGCAACTGAAACTCAAGAAGAATATGAAGCGCGAGCTGAAGCTGCTGAAATTGAAGTTGACGAATTAAAAAATCAACTCGCCGATTACCAACAAGCTCTGGATGTACAACAAACACGCGCTATTCAGTACCAGCAAGCCTTGCATGCCTTAACGCGTGCTCGTGAATTGTGCCAACTTCCTGAATTATCCATTGATAATGCAGATGAATGGTTAGATACCTTCGAAGCACGCGAACAGCAAGCAACCCAAGCGTTATTAGCGATTGAGCAAAAAATGAGTGTGGCAGATGCCGCACATAGCCAATTTGAGCAAGCCTATCAATTAGTTAGAAGTATGATAGGGGAAGTTAGCCGCAGTGATGCATACCAACAAGCGCGTACATTACTACGTGATTGGTCCTCACAACAACATTTAGCGGATCGCGTACAGCCATTGCGTATGCAGCTATCTGAATTGCAACAACGTCTGAATAGCCAGCAAAATGCTGAACGCTTATTGGCAGAGTTTTGTAAGCGTCATGGCCAAAGTTATGAGCCCGATGAGCTTGATGCATTAATGGCTGAGCTGGAAGCACAGCAAGAAGAGCTTAGTATTGGTGTGAATGAGAGTGGCGAAAAACGGATGCAAATGCGCCAAGAATTGGAGCAGATCCGCCAGCGTATTAGCCAACTTTCATCTAAAGCCCCTGCATGGATTATGGCTCAAGAAGCGCTAACACAGCTTAATGAGCAGTCCCATGAAACGTTTGAGTCAAGTACTGCTGTGACTGAGTTTATGCAGCAACTCCTCGAACAAGAGCGGGAAATAACGGTTGAACGAGATGAAGTTGCTGCGCAACGTAAAGATCTCGAAAAGCAAATTGAGCGACTAAGCCAGCCAAGTGGTGCGGAAGATAGCCGCATGTTAGCGTTGGCAGAGCGTTTCAATGGTGTGTTGTTATCTGAAATTTATGATGATATTACCATCGAAGACGCAGCTTATTTCTCCGCGCTATATGGTCCTGCGCGTCACGGAATTGTGGTGCAAGACCTTGATGCAGTTCGCAATCAACTGGATTCGTTACAAGATTGCCCAGATGATGTGTATTTTATCGAGGGAGATCCATCTTCTTTCGACGATAGCGTTTTTGATGCGCAAGAGTTTGAAAATGCGGTATTAGTCCGTTCGTCTGAGCGTCAATGGCGTTACTCTCGTTATCCTGAGTTGCCTTTGTTTGGTCGTGCCGCACGTGAAAGCCATTTAGAGTCGTTAACGGCTGAACGTGATGAGCTCGCTGAGCGCTATGCGAATCTGTCATTTGATGTACAGAAAATTCAGCGTTCACACCAAGCATTCAGCCGGTTTATAGGCCAACACATTTCGGTGGCCTTTGAAGATGATCCAGAAGCTGAAATTCGTACACTCAACCAAAAACGTTCGGAAATTGAACGTGCTTTAGCTCAATTTGAAGAGCAAACTCAGCAGCAACGTCAACAATTTGCCCAAGGTAAAGAAAGCCTTGCGGCTCTTAATCGCTTATTACCTCAAATGGGGTTATTACTCGATGAAACATTGGCGGACAGAGTTGAAGAGATAAACGAAGAGCTAACGGAAGCGGAAGAAGCGGCACATTTCCTGAATAAACATGGTGATGCGTTAGAAAAATTAGAGCCGATTGTGACAGTGTTACTCAGTGATCCTGAACAACACGAGCAATTACGCAAAGATTATGAGTCAGCAAAACACAGCCAGCAAAATGCGAAACAGCAAGCTTTTGCATTAGTAGAGGTTGTTCAGCGCCGTGCTCACTTTAGTTACAGTGATTCAACCGGAATGGTGAATGAAAACGCGGACCTGAATGAAAAACTACGTCAGCGTTTAGAGCAGGCAGAAACCGAGCGTACACGTGCTCGTGAACAATTACGCCAGCACCAAGCACAAAGTGCACAGTTCCATCAAGTTCTTGCCTCGTTACGCAGTTCTTTCGATACCAAACAAGAGATGCTAAAAGAGCTCGAAGTCGAGATGCAAGAAATTGGCGTAAAAGCCGACCCTGACGCCCAAGAGCGCGCTCGTATCCGACGCGATGAGCTGCACCAGCGGGTTATGGAAAACCGTAGTCGTATTAACCAGTTAGAAAAACAGCTGACATTATGTGAAGCTGAAATGGATAACTTACAGAAGCGCCTTCGTAAGTTAGAAAAAGACTACTATATGCTGCGTGAGCAGGTCGTGACAGCAAAAGCAGGTTGGTGTGCGGTAATGCGCTTGGTGAAAGACAATGGCGTTGAGCGTCGTCTACACCGCCGTGAGTTGGCTTATACTGACGGTGATAGCTTACGTTCGATGTCGGATAAAGCCTTAGGAGCGTTGCGTTTAGCGGTTGCAGATAACGAACATTTACGCGATGTACTGCGTTTATCCGAAGATCCAAAACACCCAGAACGGAAGATAAAATTCTTTATCGCAGTATATCAACACCTACGTGAACGTATTCGCCAAGATATTATTCGAACTGATGACCCGATTGATGCAATCGAGCAAATGGAAATTGAACTGGCGCGTTTAACGGAAGAGCTAACAGCGCGTGAGCAAAAATTGGCGATCAGTTCAAAAAGTGTGGCGAATATTATTCGTAAAACCATTCAGCGCGAACAGAATCGCATTCGTATGCTAAACCAAGGGCTGCAAGCTGTAGCATTTGGTCAGGTTAAAGGGGTTCGCCTCAATGTGAATATTCGTGAAAGTCATGCATTGTTACTGAGTGTGCTTTCTGAAGAGAGCGAAATGCATCAAGACTTATTCACCAGCCAACGGTTAACATTCTCTGAAGCAATGGCTAAGTTATACCAACGCCTCAACCCTCAAGTGGATGTTGGGCAACGCTTGCCGCAAACTATTGGTGAAGAATTACTCGATTACCGCAACTACTTAGAGTTAGAAGTTGAGGTTAACCGAGGCTCTGATGGTTGGTTAAAAGCAGAAAGTGGTGCGTTATCAACCGGTGAAGCGATTGGTAC